One segment of Babesia bigemina genome assembly Bbig001, chromosome : II DNA contains the following:
- a CDS encoding membrane protein, putative codes for MALLRRLAVFASVLLLAENTAAKQLHRNTAHMLEVPSVNNHRQKAYVKPNTMSESRHQTTLSMSSPSSESRNESKEADKAEEAPTVTAEDFIRGRATIEFPAGATYAKIDPQKSLIGAIVIFGIYLVGTMLYNYIRKVTEKKRVEQALRDYEEEKEHYIEYGETVDVAGSGS; via the exons ATGGCGCTATTGCGGCGCCTAGCCGTTTTCGCCTCCGTTCTGCTGTTGGCCGAGAATACGGCAGCAAAACAGCTTCATCGCAACACGGCGCACATGCTGGAAGTCCCATCGGTCAACAATCACCGACAGAAG GCCTATGTGAAACCCAACACAATGTCCGAGTCCAGGCACCAGACCACGCTGTCCATGTCGTCACCCTCATCAGAATCGAGGAACGAGTCAAAGGAGGCTGACAAGGCCGAGGAGGCCCCTACTGTAACTGCTGAAGATTTTATTCGTGGCAGGGCAACTATTGAGTTCCCTGCAGGCGCCACATACGCCAAAATTGATCCCCAGAAGAGTCTGATTGGTGCCATTGTTATTTTCGGGATATACCTCGTCGGGACCATGTTGTACAACTACAT CCGGAAAGTAACGGAGAAGAAACGCGTAGAGCAAGCGTTGCGCGACTACGAGGAGGAGAAGGAGCACTACATCGAGTACGGGGAAACGGTGGATGTTGCCGGCTCCGGGTCATGA
- a CDS encoding dihydrofolate reductase/thymidylate synthase, putative: MSNDYSGCGGLEIFVATALNGTIGCKNDIPWPHIRQDFRFLCRGTTYVEPEVKAANPSLQNVVIFGRRTYESIPQTSLPLKNRINVVLSRTVKDIPGVLVYSSLCEAIRSLRASVPHNKIFILGGADLYREVLENDLCDKIYLTRLNKEYEGDRFFPPIPSSFQITGISRTFSTDFVTYDFVTYEKVSASAAVRHPTLDELLLTGEELNVPQPKYIACPAVKVRYHEEFQYLDILADVLSTGTLKSNRTGVDAYSKFGYQMRFDLSKSFPLLTTKKVALRSIIEELLWFIKGSTNGNDLLAKNVRIWELNGERRFLDNLGFTDREEHDLGPIYGFQWRHFGAKYLDMHADYSGQGIDQLKTVIERIKTNPNDRRMIVCSWNVSDLSKMALPPCHCLFQFYVRDGKLSCMMHQRSCDLGLGVPFNIASYSILTAMVAQVCGLKLGEFVHNLADAHIYVNHVDAVTEQISRVPYPFPQLKLNPEIKSIEDFTVDDIMVENYVSHPAIKMAMAA, from the exons ATGTCGAATGACTACTCTGGTTGCGGCGGTCTTGAGATTTTCGTGGCTACTGCCCTGAACGGCACGATCGGCTGCAAGAACGACATTCCATGGCCACACATCCGCCAGGATTTTCGTTTTTTGTGTCGCGGAACGACTTACGTTGAGCCTGAAGTGAAGGCTGCCAATCCTTCCCTGCAGAACGTCGTGATTTTCGGTCGGAGGACGTACGAGAGCATCCCGCAGACCTCGCTTCCTCTAAAAAATCGCATCAACGTCGTCCTGAGTCGCACAGT GAAGGATATTCCTGGAGTTTTGGTGTACTCGTCGTTGTGCGAGGCCATCCGAAGCCTTCGTGCCAGCGTTCCTCACAATAAGATCTTCATTTTGG GCGGCGCCGACTTGTACCGTGAGGTGTTAGAGAATGACCTCTGCGACAAGATTTACCTGACCCGTTTGAACAAGGAATACGAGGGCGACCGGTTCTTCCCTCCGATCCCGAGCAGTTTCCAAATAACTGGCATAAGCCGCACGTTCTCCACCGACTTCGTGACTTACGACTTTGTCACCTACGAGAAGGTTTCGGCGTCTGCGGCAGTTCGCCACCCGACCTTGGACGAGCTCCTCCTGACGGGCGAGGAGTTGAATGTGCCGCAACCCAAGTACATTGCCTGCCCCGCCGTGAAGGTGCGCTACCATGAGGAGTTCCAATATTTGGACATTCTGGCTGACGTGCTGAGCACTGGAACACTCAAGTCCAACAGGACTGGCGTCGATGCGTACTCTAAGTTCGGGTACCAGATGCGCTTTGACTTGTCCAAGTCGTTCCCGCTGCTGACCACCAAAAAGGTCGCGTTGCGCAGCATCATCGAGGAGCTGTTGTGGTTCATCAAGGGCAGCACCAACGGCAACGACCTGCTCGCGAAGAACGTGCGCATTTGGGAGCTGAACGGTGAACGCCGCTTCTTGGACAACTTGGGTTTCACCGACCGCGAGGAGCACGATTTGGGCCCCATTTACGGTTTCCAGTGGCGCCACTTCGGTGCCAAATACCTGGACATGCATGCCGACTACAG CGGACAGGGTATTGACCAGCTGAAGACCGTGATCGAGAGGATCAAGACCAACCCCAACGACCGCCGTATGATTGTGTGCTCCTGGAACGTCTCGG ACCTTTCCAAGATGGCGTTGCCTCCATGCCACTGCCTGTTCCAGTTTTACGTGCGCGATGGGAAGCTATCTTGTATGATGCACCAGCGTTCTTGTGACCTCGGATTGGGCGTGCCGTTCAACATCGCGTCGTACTCGATATTGACGGCCATGGTTGCTCAGGTGTGCGGCTTGAAGCTGGGCGAATTCGTGCACAACCTGGCAGATGCGCACATTTACGTAAACCACGTGGACGCCGTCACCGAGCAAATTTCTCGTGTGCCCTACCCTTTCCCCCAGCTGAAGCTGAACCCCGAGATCAAGTCTATTGAGGACTTCACCGTGGATGACATCATGGTTGAGAACTACGTGTCTCACCCCGCCATAAAGATGGCCATGGCCGCCTGA